In Cicer arietinum cultivar CDC Frontier isolate Library 1 chromosome 7, Cicar.CDCFrontier_v2.0, whole genome shotgun sequence, a single window of DNA contains:
- the LOC101506368 gene encoding G-type lectin S-receptor-like serine/threonine-protein kinase At1g11330: MCYVYNSDKGCQKWEDIHTCRVPGEVFQKKSGSPRYVNTTYEENVSYEYNNCRTICWRNCTCTGFREFYINNTRCQFYFGNSTLDVNLEDDDHFYILDRAKIAPHGKIKWVWICAIIAATLLVTFLSILFLAITTKKYRLKEKNRKRMEATNESYAIKDLEDDLKEHDIKVFNYSSVLAAMMNFTPENKLGEGGYGPVYKVTYYTRRMLLDWKKCFHIIEGISQGLLYLHKYSRLKIIHRDLKASNILLDENMNPKISDFGMARMFAEYESTANTNRIVGTCGYMSPEYVMEGICSTKSDVYSFGVLLLEIICGRRNNSFYDADRPLNLIGYAWELWNDGQCLKLMDSSLSDTFISDEVQRCIHVGLLCVEQYANDRPPMSDVVTMLTNKSAHFTLPRRPAFYVERDILDGATTSNVPNTYSTNETFTSSDGA, from the exons ATGTGCTATGTATATAATAGTGATAAAGGGTGTCAAAAATGGGAGGATATACACACTTGTAGGGTACCTGGTGAAGTGTTTCAGAAAAAAAGTGGTAGTCCTCGTTATGTAAATACAACATATGAGGAGAATGTTAGTTATGAGTACAATAATTGCAGAACTATTTGTTGGAGAAATTGTACTTGCACTGGATTTCgagaattttatatcaataACACTCGATGTCAATTCTATTTTGGAAATTCGACACTTGACGTTAATTTAGAGGATGATGATCACTTTTACATCTTGGATCGTGCAAAGATAGCCCCCCATG GTAAAATAAAGTGGGTATGGATATGTGCAATAATAGCAGCAACTTTACTTGTGACTTTCCTATCCATTTTATTTTTAGCCATAACGACAAAAAAATACAGGCTTAAAG AGAAGAACAGAAAAAGAATGGAAGCTACTAATGAATCATATGCTATTAAAGATCTTGAAGATGATTTAAAGGAACATGATATAAAAGTATTCAACTACTCATCGGTTTTAGCAGCAATGATGAACTTTACACCTGAAAACAAGTTAGGAGAAGGTGGCTATGGACCTGTTTATAAGGTGACTT ATTACACAAGAAGGATGCTCTTAGATTGGAAAAAGTGCTTCCACATAATAGAAGGAATTTCTCAAGGATTACTCTATCTTCATAAGTACTCAAGACTCAAAATCATTCACAGAGACTTGAAGGCTAGCAACATACTTcttgatgaaaatatgaatccaaaaattTCTGATTTTGGTATGGCTAGAATGTTTGCAGAATATGAATCAACTGCAAACACCAACAGAATTGTTGGGACGTG TGGATACATGTCACCTGAATATGTTATGGAAGGAATTTGTTCTACAAAGTCAGATGTATATAGCTTTGGAGTGTTGTTACTTGAAATTATTTGTGGAAGAAGAAACAATAGCTTCTATGATGCTGACCGCCCACTAAATCTTATAGGATAT GCATGGGAGCTATGGAATGATGGTCAATGTCTAAAGTTAATGGATTCGTCATTAAGTGACACATTTATTTCTGATGAAGTGCAAAGGTGCATTCATGTTGGTCTCTTATGTGTTGAACAATATGCAAATGACCGACCTCCCATGTCTGATGTTGTAACTATGTTAACAAACAAAAGTGCACATTTTACTTTACCAAGAAGACCAGCATTCTATGTAGAAAGAGACATTCTAGACGGTGCAACAACTTCAAATGTTCCTAACACCTATTCTACAAATGAAACTTTTACATCCTCCGATGGAGCTTAA
- the LOC140918766 gene encoding uncharacterized protein has translation MGSGDNDDGLAKKSDVVNNPNNLDNAISGSGNGLSSQNGEVQMPATTDPKYRFWKSENSVIIAWLLSNMESTIKKPFMFLPTAKEVWEAVKETYSNIQNSSQIFDLKSRLWHTKQGDRDHENDRVFMFLVGLNKRLDEVRGRILGKIPLSSLREAFSEVRREEARQGVMMGKSPSVGEVESSALVTKNEDGKSAGRNHGANIANVQGTHVIHVGSSMENL, from the exons ATGGGTAGCGGCGACAACGACGATGGTTTGGCAAAAAAATCAGACGTAGTCAACAACCCTAACAATTTAGACAACGCCATAAGTGGCAGCGGCAACGGCCTAAGCAGCCAGAATG GAGAGGTGCAAATGCCTGCCACAACTGATCCAAAATACAGGTTTTGGAAATCTGAGAACTCTGTTATTATTGCTTGGTTGCTTAGTAATATGGAgtcaacaataaaaaaaccTTTTATGTTTTTGCCTACTGCCAAGGAAGTTTGGGAGGCTGTCAAAGAAACATATTCTAATATTCAgaattcttctcaaattttcGATCTCAAATCACGATTGTGGCATACCAAACAAGGAGATAGAGAT CATGAGAACGACCGTGTATTCATGTTTTTGGTTGGGCTTAATAAGCGGCTTGATGAAGTCCGAGGCAGAATATTGGGAAAGATCCCATTGTCATCACTTCGGGAAGCATTCTCAGAAGTTAGAAGAGAAGAGGCGAGACAAGGTGTTATGATGGGTAAGTCGCCTTCTGTTGGTGAGGTTGAAAGCTCAGCCCTAGTCACAAAAAATGAAGACGGGAAGAGCGCTGGCAGAAACCATGGTGCGAACATTGCAAACGTCCAGGGAACACACGTGATACATGTTGGAAGCTCCATGGAAAACCtctaa